A region from the Prochlorococcus sp. MIT 0603 genome encodes:
- the ygfZ gene encoding CAF17-like 4Fe-4S cluster assembly/insertion protein YgfZ → MIFTRDYLWDSSFPLFRLEGLDSRKFLHGQTTSDILGIKEGSLIRTCWLSPTGRLNALLEVKLINENLYFIVLGGNAHELINGLGRVIFPSDKVEIIACENIRRIQIINNEESWKASTTEWILGDKSFPKTFNDYLKADTLKVREWMLRQGFLNGSNEVNGVNNPFELGLSDLVNLDKGCYLGQETLSKLKNIGKLKHQLRFFKSTREFSLNDTLDVSSEDGNTIEKAGFITSVLNQAPSLTIGLALIKRKYLSLKCLNLINDLGTVHIDKPIGFVDL, encoded by the coding sequence ATGATTTTTACAAGAGATTATTTATGGGATTCTTCATTTCCATTATTTAGATTAGAAGGCTTAGATAGTCGAAAGTTCCTTCACGGACAAACTACTTCGGATATCCTAGGAATCAAAGAAGGAAGTCTTATAAGAACGTGTTGGCTTTCTCCAACTGGAAGGTTAAATGCACTATTAGAAGTCAAACTTATCAATGAAAATTTATATTTTATTGTACTTGGAGGTAATGCTCATGAGTTGATTAATGGACTTGGTAGGGTTATATTTCCTTCAGATAAAGTAGAAATTATAGCTTGTGAAAATATAAGAAGAATTCAAATTATTAATAATGAAGAGTCATGGAAAGCAAGTACAACTGAATGGATATTAGGCGATAAAAGTTTTCCTAAAACCTTTAACGACTATTTGAAAGCTGATACTCTAAAAGTTAGAGAATGGATGCTCAGACAAGGTTTTTTAAATGGTTCTAATGAGGTAAATGGAGTCAATAATCCCTTTGAGTTAGGCCTTTCAGATTTAGTCAACTTGGATAAGGGTTGTTACTTAGGGCAGGAGACACTGTCTAAATTAAAGAATATTGGGAAGCTTAAACATCAGCTAAGATTTTTCAAGTCTACAAGAGAATTTTCTTTAAATGACACTTTGGATGTCTCTTCTGAAGATGGAAATACTATTGAAAAAGCTGGCTTTATTACTTCAGTTTTAAATCAAGCACCATCTTTGACAATAGGCCTTGCTTTAATAAAAAGAAAATATTTGTCTTTAAAGTGTCTTAATTTAATTAATGATTTAGGAACTGTTCATATAGATAAACCAATTGGATTTGTTGATTTGTAG
- the hisB gene encoding imidazoleglycerol-phosphate dehydratase HisB, with amino-acid sequence MNLHRQGSIHRITNETDVNVQVNLDGSGKNKISSGIAFLDHMLHQLSSHGLIDLEVIAKGDTHIDDHHTNEDVGIALGQAISKALGNRRGIYRFGNFIAPLDEALVQVVLDCSGRPHINYELDIPTQKIGTYDTELVKEFFVAVANNSGLTLHIRQLNGTNSHHIVEACFKAFSKALRMAIELDPRREGDIPSSKGVLEQAG; translated from the coding sequence ATGAATCTTCATCGGCAAGGTAGCATTCATCGAATCACCAATGAAACTGACGTAAATGTTCAGGTGAATCTTGATGGCTCTGGAAAAAACAAAATTTCTTCGGGGATTGCCTTCCTAGATCATATGCTTCATCAACTCTCTAGCCACGGTTTAATAGACCTAGAAGTAATAGCAAAAGGAGATACACATATTGATGATCATCACACTAATGAAGATGTAGGGATTGCTCTTGGACAAGCTATTTCCAAAGCATTAGGTAATAGACGTGGAATTTATAGATTTGGTAATTTTATTGCTCCATTAGATGAAGCCTTAGTTCAAGTTGTACTGGATTGTTCAGGTCGACCTCATATTAATTATGAATTAGATATACCTACTCAAAAAATTGGCACCTATGACACAGAATTAGTTAAAGAGTTCTTTGTTGCTGTAGCAAACAACAGCGGTTTAACTCTTCATATAAGACAATTAAATGGAACAAATTCTCACCATATCGTGGAAGCTTGCTTCAAAGCATTTTCAAAAGCATTAAGAATGGCTATTGAATTAGATCCAAGAAGAGAAGGAGACATCCCCAGCAGTAAAGGAGTTTTGGAACAAGCAGGATAG
- the pyrE gene encoding orotate phosphoribosyltransferase yields the protein MNLPSESSEASREKLLTLLATKAYRYGDFKLASGQKSHHYVNCKSVSLSGIGLSLLSRMLLERIESDSVAVAGVTLGGDPLVSSVAMAAAQLRRPLDALIVRKEPKGYGTDAWLEGPLPQKGSLITVLEDVVTTGGSALKAVEQLKQAGYFVNNIICIVDRQEGGAEKIEKAGLNLKSLFLLGEISERFNEMAS from the coding sequence ATGAATTTACCTTCTGAATCTAGTGAAGCTTCTCGAGAAAAGCTCCTAACTCTTTTAGCTACGAAAGCCTATAGGTATGGTGATTTCAAATTAGCCTCTGGTCAAAAGAGCCATCATTACGTTAATTGCAAGTCAGTAAGTCTGAGTGGAATCGGATTGTCTTTATTGAGCAGAATGCTTCTTGAAAGGATTGAATCAGATTCTGTAGCGGTGGCAGGTGTAACTCTTGGCGGTGACCCATTGGTAAGTTCAGTAGCCATGGCTGCAGCCCAACTCAGAAGGCCTTTGGATGCCTTAATCGTCCGAAAAGAGCCAAAAGGTTATGGGACGGATGCTTGGCTAGAAGGACCGCTGCCTCAAAAGGGTTCATTGATAACTGTTTTGGAAGATGTTGTTACTACAGGAGGTTCTGCTTTAAAGGCCGTAGAGCAACTTAAGCAAGCAGGGTATTTTGTGAACAATATTATTTGCATTGTTGATAGACAGGAAGGGGGAGCAGAAAAAATTGAAAAAGCTGGCTTGAATTTGAAAAGTCTTTTCTTGCTCGGTGAGATTTCTGAAAGATTTAATGAGATGGCCTCATGA
- a CDS encoding carotenoid oxygenase family protein: MDTKKAQNYTGFNQRDWSSAYCNVEKECRNIQLKVIDGQVPQDLNGTFYRNGPGRLERNGHWVHHPFDGDGMISSMRFNNGAVTLCNRFIKTKAWEEEEKAGKFLYRGVFGTKKSGALITNAFDIRLKNIANTHVVKLGEELLALWEAASPHALNPDTLETYGLSNLNGVLSENEAFSAHPRFDPGHYENPRMVTFGVKTGPKSTIRLMEFDTQGKLAGQLISDRKDTFNGFAFLHDFAITPNWAIFLQNSIRFNPLPFILGQKGAAQCLQSNPKETGKFWLIPRNSGSFSKQAPKTFDAPAGFVFHHVNAWEKAEEVIIESIFYRDFPTIAPNKDFKKINFEELPEGILKRCRINLKTQQVQEETLSNQCCEFAMVNPKRLGQAAKYSWMATAQKDNGNGPLQAIKKLNLINLESDYWSAAPRGFVSEPLMIPNNKSQNEDDGWVLVLIWNGQLQSTQLVILKANDLSHQATLDLPIKIPHGLHGSWVNS, translated from the coding sequence GTGGATACTAAAAAGGCTCAAAATTACACAGGGTTTAATCAACGAGATTGGTCTAGCGCTTATTGCAATGTTGAAAAGGAATGTAGGAATATCCAATTAAAAGTAATTGATGGTCAAGTACCGCAGGATCTAAATGGAACTTTTTATAGAAATGGACCAGGTCGATTAGAAAGAAATGGACATTGGGTTCATCATCCATTCGATGGTGATGGAATGATTTCCTCAATGCGTTTCAACAATGGCGCAGTTACTCTATGCAATCGTTTTATAAAAACAAAAGCTTGGGAAGAAGAAGAAAAAGCAGGGAAATTTCTTTATCGAGGAGTATTTGGCACCAAGAAATCGGGTGCATTAATAACAAATGCATTTGATATTCGTTTGAAAAATATTGCCAATACTCATGTAGTCAAACTGGGTGAAGAACTTCTCGCCCTTTGGGAGGCTGCAAGCCCCCATGCATTAAACCCTGACACCTTAGAGACCTATGGTCTATCTAATCTAAATGGTGTTCTTTCAGAGAACGAAGCATTTAGCGCTCATCCTCGCTTTGATCCTGGTCATTATGAAAACCCAAGAATGGTTACTTTTGGAGTCAAAACAGGCCCAAAAAGCACTATCCGCTTAATGGAATTTGATACCCAAGGGAAACTAGCCGGTCAACTAATAAGTGATAGAAAAGACACCTTCAATGGATTCGCATTCCTCCATGATTTTGCAATTACTCCAAATTGGGCAATATTTTTGCAGAACTCTATAAGATTCAATCCTTTGCCTTTCATTCTTGGGCAAAAAGGAGCCGCACAATGTTTACAATCCAACCCAAAAGAGACAGGAAAATTCTGGTTAATTCCAAGGAACTCCGGTAGCTTTTCTAAGCAGGCACCTAAAACATTTGATGCTCCTGCTGGGTTTGTTTTTCATCATGTAAATGCATGGGAAAAAGCTGAAGAAGTAATTATAGAAAGTATTTTTTATAGAGATTTTCCTACAATTGCTCCAAATAAAGATTTTAAAAAAATCAACTTTGAAGAACTTCCTGAGGGGATTTTGAAAAGGTGTCGCATTAATTTAAAAACCCAACAGGTTCAGGAAGAAACATTAAGCAATCAATGCTGTGAATTTGCCATGGTGAATCCCAAACGATTAGGCCAAGCCGCTAAATATAGCTGGATGGCTACTGCGCAAAAAGATAATGGGAACGGACCATTACAAGCAATCAAAAAATTAAATCTAATCAATCTGGAATCAGATTATTGGAGTGCTGCACCAAGAGGTTTTGTTAGCGAGCCTCTTATGATACCTAATAATAAATCTCAAAATGAAGACGATGGATGGGTATTAGTTTTGATATGGAATGGGCAGCTTCAATCAACTCAATTGGTTATTTTAAAAGCTAATGACCTCAGTCATCAGGCAACGTTAGATTTACCTATAAAAATTCCTCATGGTTTACATGGAAGTTGGGTCAATTCTTAA
- the rdgB gene encoding RdgB/HAM1 family non-canonical purine NTP pyrophosphatase, with protein sequence MNQFINKDLSHSLVIASTNKGKIQEFEKLFVSYPLIIIGQPNELEIEETGKSFAENASLKALAASKATGKLALADDSGLCVECLDGAPGVYSSRYANSDQERILKLLRELNGSENRRAFFSAALCIASPEGKILLEVDGRCDGLIVKEPRGDKGFGYDPIFEVLGTGLTFAEMTSLEKTYFSHRGIAFKALLPGIKKIFKF encoded by the coding sequence ATGAATCAATTTATTAATAAGGATCTTTCCCATTCTCTTGTAATAGCGAGTACTAATAAAGGAAAGATTCAAGAATTTGAAAAGCTTTTTGTAAGTTATCCGTTAATCATTATAGGGCAACCTAATGAATTGGAGATTGAAGAAACAGGGAAAAGCTTTGCAGAGAATGCATCTTTAAAAGCTTTGGCGGCTTCCAAAGCGACTGGGAAACTAGCACTAGCAGATGATTCGGGGTTATGCGTTGAATGCTTGGACGGAGCCCCGGGTGTTTATTCTTCCAGATATGCAAATAGTGATCAGGAGCGCATTCTTAAGTTGTTGCGAGAGTTAAATGGTTCTGAAAATCGTAGAGCTTTTTTTTCTGCTGCTCTATGCATTGCTTCGCCAGAAGGAAAGATCTTATTAGAAGTTGATGGTCGTTGTGATGGACTCATTGTAAAAGAACCTAGGGGAGATAAAGGTTTTGGATATGATCCAATTTTTGAGGTTCTTGGAACAGGATTAACATTTGCAGAAATGACTTCCTTGGAGAAAACATATTTCAGTCATCGTGGAATTGCCTTTAAAGCATTGCTCCCAGGGATTAAAAAAATTTTTAAATTTTAA
- the fabI gene encoding enoyl-ACP reductase FabI, protein MLLDLSGKRILVTGIANNRSIAWGIAQQLHAGGAELGITYLPDDKGRFESKVRELTAPLKPSLFLPLNVQNNNQIEEVFNEIKTKWGKLDGLVHCLAFAGKEELIGDYSATTSEGFERALNISAYSIAPLCRYAKPLFSENAGVVTLTYLGAERAIPNYNVMGVAKAALEASVRYLSAELGPEKQIRVNAISAGPIRTLASSAIGGILDMIHNVEEKAPLRRTVTQKEVGNTAAFLLSDLSSGISGQTIYVDAGYCINGM, encoded by the coding sequence ATGCTTCTAGATCTCAGTGGCAAAAGAATCCTTGTAACAGGAATTGCCAATAATCGCTCTATAGCCTGGGGTATAGCCCAACAACTTCATGCGGGTGGAGCAGAATTAGGAATCACATATCTACCAGACGATAAGGGAAGATTTGAAAGTAAAGTACGAGAATTAACTGCTCCACTCAAGCCAAGCCTATTTTTACCTCTTAACGTTCAAAACAATAACCAAATTGAAGAAGTTTTCAATGAAATTAAAACCAAATGGGGCAAATTAGATGGATTGGTGCATTGCCTTGCTTTTGCTGGTAAAGAAGAGCTAATTGGAGATTATAGTGCTACCACTTCAGAAGGTTTTGAGAGGGCATTAAACATAAGTGCATATTCAATTGCGCCACTTTGTAGGTATGCAAAACCTCTCTTCAGTGAAAATGCAGGCGTTGTAACTTTGACCTATTTAGGTGCAGAAAGAGCAATCCCCAATTACAACGTTATGGGAGTTGCGAAAGCAGCTCTAGAGGCATCTGTGCGTTATCTTTCCGCAGAGTTAGGTCCTGAAAAACAAATTCGAGTAAATGCAATAAGTGCTGGTCCTATTAGGACCTTGGCCAGTTCTGCAATTGGTGGGATACTTGACATGATCCACAATGTTGAAGAAAAAGCACCATTGCGACGAACAGTGACTCAAAAAGAAGTCGGAAATACTGCCGCATTCCTTCTAAGTGATCTCTCAAGTGGTATATCAGGTCAAACGATTTACGTAGATGCTGGATATTGCATTAACGGAATGTAA
- a CDS encoding TM0106 family RecB-like putative nuclease, which translates to MTFPILGSKTITDRVFCSWIRCKRKAWLDLNQNSKERIWSAHRALQLDHQHKSLSEFLSEKPRRGLSALQEGAAEVIGMRLKGITPLGLDIEAHPPLLKKIKGKSNWGDFLYVPVAIKQGQRLTRENRLSLALWGYLLEQFQKVQVQYGLVISTGKNGLEVQKIAFTKKIKAELFEALKKFQKDLSKEDQPGLTSDRKKCTLCSWKNYCDQKAAQEGDLSEVNGIGAKRKNILQEIGIQNLNELASTSEDYLRSKLSAYGTNHENIASQLIRQAKVQRDLSPEKLTPNMVLPELISAKGVLIYDIESDPDARHEFLHGFIFIKRKENGEWSVKDSEYQPILNLNKKSESLAWKKIKNKLNSFSDFPILHYGETELLSISQLGKNQGENVEEVKKIISNFIDIHSRLKEGWLLPVHSYSLKVVAKWLNFNWNQKDANGAQALLWWRQSQKLKAGGEAAKKLKSILRYNHDDCIATWKIAEWIINNN; encoded by the coding sequence ATGACATTTCCCATATTAGGAAGTAAAACAATAACTGATAGGGTCTTTTGCAGTTGGATTCGCTGTAAAAGAAAAGCTTGGTTAGATCTTAATCAAAACAGTAAGGAAAGAATTTGGTCAGCCCACAGAGCACTACAACTCGATCATCAACATAAAAGCCTATCTGAGTTTCTTAGTGAAAAGCCTAGAAGAGGACTATCCGCATTGCAAGAAGGTGCAGCAGAGGTCATTGGAATGCGACTTAAAGGTATTACTCCTTTAGGTTTAGATATCGAAGCTCATCCCCCTTTACTTAAAAAAATAAAAGGCAAAAGCAATTGGGGAGATTTCTTATATGTACCAGTAGCAATAAAACAAGGCCAAAGGCTTACAAGAGAAAACCGCCTTTCTTTAGCGCTCTGGGGTTATTTATTAGAACAATTTCAAAAAGTTCAAGTGCAATATGGCCTTGTGATTTCAACCGGTAAAAATGGACTAGAAGTACAAAAAATAGCTTTTACAAAAAAGATCAAAGCTGAATTATTCGAAGCATTGAAGAAATTTCAGAAAGACTTATCTAAAGAAGATCAGCCTGGACTAACTTCGGATAGAAAGAAATGCACTCTCTGCTCATGGAAAAATTATTGTGATCAAAAGGCAGCCCAAGAAGGTGACTTAAGTGAAGTGAATGGAATTGGAGCAAAGAGAAAGAATATCCTTCAAGAAATAGGTATTCAAAACCTTAATGAACTTGCATCAACTAGCGAAGACTATCTTAGAAGCAAGTTAAGTGCTTATGGAACAAATCATGAAAATATTGCATCTCAACTAATCAGACAAGCCAAAGTCCAAAGGGATCTATCGCCAGAAAAATTAACCCCAAATATGGTTTTACCAGAGCTAATATCTGCAAAAGGAGTGCTAATTTATGATATTGAATCTGATCCTGACGCTAGGCATGAATTCCTTCATGGCTTCATATTTATAAAAAGAAAAGAGAATGGAGAGTGGTCTGTAAAAGATAGCGAATATCAACCCATCCTTAATTTGAACAAAAAAAGTGAATCACTTGCTTGGAAGAAAATCAAAAATAAATTAAATTCATTTTCAGATTTTCCAATACTTCATTATGGTGAAACCGAACTTCTATCGATTTCACAACTAGGTAAAAATCAAGGCGAAAATGTAGAGGAAGTAAAAAAGATTATAAGTAATTTTATCGATATTCATTCAAGACTAAAGGAAGGTTGGTTGCTACCAGTTCACAGTTATAGCTTAAAAGTTGTAGCTAAATGGTTAAATTTTAATTGGAATCAAAAAGATGCAAATGGAGCACAAGCATTACTTTGGTGGAGGCAATCGCAAAAACTAAAAGCCGGGGGGGAAGCAGCAAAGAAGTTAAAATCTATATTAAGATACAATCATGATGACTGCATTGCAACCTGGAAAATAGCTGAGTGGATTATCAATAATAACTAG
- a CDS encoding phosphoglucomutase/phosphomannomutase family protein, translating into MLKQTMKLRAAPIQFGTDGWRGVLGVDITIERLLCVALAATQEMVARRGDNNSANKVVIGYDRRFLAPEFAEAIASAVRACDVEPLLADTSVTTPSCSWAVVQNNALGALVITASHNPPEWLGLKIKGPMGGSVKEDFTKSVEKRLLIGGVTVPVEGGTKRFPCRKNHLIGLKRKIDITYLIDGIKNMGLKVIVDSMHGSAAGCMKEIFGTGSSDFLHEIRTKRDPLFGGNSPEPLERNLSELISTIKTLSIEGHSSIGLVFDGDGDRISAIDETGRFCSTQLLIPLLIEHMAGARGMPGCVVKTVSGSDCISSMAKIFGREVIERPVGFKYIAEEMLGRKVLLGGEESGGIGFGDHLPERDALYVALLLLEAIVYGNKPLGVRLSELENRVGISFYDRIDLLLADNDSRKRFEELLQREPPTFVRNKKVEEITVLDGCKLRFGERNWLMFRFSGTEPLLRIYCEAPTKEEVVVTLNWAKEFASNS; encoded by the coding sequence ATGCTTAAACAAACCATGAAATTGCGAGCAGCACCAATTCAATTTGGCACTGATGGATGGAGAGGTGTTTTAGGTGTTGATATCACTATTGAAAGACTTTTGTGTGTAGCCTTGGCTGCCACTCAGGAAATGGTTGCCAGACGAGGTGATAATAATTCAGCTAATAAGGTCGTCATTGGTTATGACCGAAGGTTCTTAGCTCCTGAATTTGCAGAGGCAATAGCATCAGCCGTAAGAGCATGTGATGTAGAGCCGCTTTTAGCAGATACTTCGGTGACTACCCCTTCATGTAGTTGGGCAGTCGTCCAAAACAATGCTTTAGGGGCACTAGTTATAACAGCTAGTCATAATCCGCCGGAGTGGTTGGGCTTAAAAATAAAGGGTCCTATGGGGGGATCGGTTAAAGAAGACTTTACAAAATCTGTTGAAAAGAGACTTTTAATAGGAGGGGTAACAGTTCCTGTTGAAGGGGGGACGAAGAGGTTCCCTTGTCGAAAAAATCATTTAATTGGATTAAAAAGAAAAATTGATATCACTTACCTTATAGATGGAATTAAGAATATGGGATTAAAGGTCATAGTTGATTCAATGCATGGTTCAGCAGCAGGTTGTATGAAAGAAATTTTTGGAACAGGTTCATCTGATTTTCTACACGAAATACGTACCAAAAGAGATCCATTATTTGGTGGAAATTCACCTGAGCCATTGGAGAGAAATTTGTCAGAGCTTATTTCGACGATTAAGACTCTGTCGATTGAAGGCCATTCTTCGATAGGTTTGGTTTTCGACGGGGATGGTGATCGTATATCAGCTATTGATGAAACAGGCCGATTTTGCAGCACGCAATTATTGATCCCACTTTTAATTGAACATATGGCAGGAGCCAGGGGAATGCCTGGTTGTGTTGTTAAAACGGTTAGCGGTTCTGATTGTATTAGTTCAATGGCTAAAATATTTGGTAGGGAAGTTATTGAAAGACCAGTGGGGTTTAAATATATTGCTGAAGAAATGCTTGGTAGAAAAGTTTTACTTGGCGGTGAAGAGTCAGGAGGTATAGGTTTTGGCGATCATTTGCCAGAAAGAGATGCCTTATATGTAGCCTTGTTATTGCTTGAGGCGATTGTTTATGGAAATAAGCCTTTAGGAGTTCGTTTAAGTGAGTTAGAGAATCGTGTTGGAATTAGTTTTTATGATCGGATAGATCTTTTACTTGCAGATAACGATTCAAGAAAAAGATTCGAAGAGCTATTGCAGCGAGAACCTCCTACTTTTGTTAGGAACAAAAAAGTAGAAGAAATAACAGTCTTAGATGGATGCAAATTACGATTTGGAGAACGAAATTGGTTGATGTTTCGCTTTTCAGGTACTGAACCTTTATTGAGAATTTATTGTGAAGCTCCCACCAAGGAGGAGGTTGTAGTAACTCTGAATTGGGCTAAGGAATTTGCCTCTAATTCATGA
- a CDS encoding thioredoxin family protein, giving the protein MTKTSSTMLPLGSVLPDFDLPLVKVDDPKDNSIDDSSDRMNIHMLNSKPVLVMVLCAHCPFVKHVEHQITQLNDDFGDTIQLVGIASNCLETHPQDGPEYLAKQITENRWTFPYLLDLEQAFAKSLKAACTPDFFLFATSLNGEHRLIYRGQLDSSRPGNNIPSTGSDIRSALDAILNSRKVSIVQKPSIGCNIKWKPGLEPPWFQ; this is encoded by the coding sequence ATGACTAAAACTTCATCAACCATGCTCCCTTTAGGGTCTGTTTTGCCAGATTTTGATTTGCCTTTAGTAAAGGTAGATGATCCGAAAGATAATTCTATTGATGACTCTTCTGACCGAATGAATATACATATGCTGAACAGTAAACCTGTCTTGGTAATGGTGCTTTGTGCACACTGCCCTTTTGTAAAACATGTTGAACACCAAATTACTCAGTTGAATGATGATTTTGGAGATACTATTCAATTGGTTGGAATAGCAAGTAATTGCTTAGAAACACATCCCCAAGATGGACCTGAATATTTAGCTAAACAAATAACTGAAAATCGATGGACTTTCCCTTATTTACTTGATTTAGAACAAGCTTTTGCAAAATCTTTAAAGGCTGCTTGTACTCCAGACTTCTTCCTTTTTGCTACTTCTTTGAATGGGGAACATAGATTGATTTATCGTGGTCAGCTTGATAGCAGCAGGCCGGGTAACAATATCCCTTCGACTGGGTCTGATATAAGGAGTGCACTAGACGCTATCTTGAATTCTCGAAAGGTTTCGATTGTTCAGAAGCCTTCAATAGGATGCAATATTAAGTGGAAGCCTGGGTTGGAACCACCTTGGTTTCAATGA
- a CDS encoding hemolysin family protein, whose translation MQFLLIGILIALPAFFAGIELAVLRLRPSRVEVLVEEKAPGANSILRLQRRLRRVLMVTQLGVTLSLITLGWLIDSFSKHTSPNQLKTDNIWNLGLLFIFALLASLLGGLIPKAFVLNRTESTALRIAPIFEVIMNSFWPFIYLLEKISSSLLKILGLNSRWDSLVSALSAGELETLIERGRVTGLHPDEKNILEGVFSLRDTQVREIMVPRSGMVTLPINVEFSQLMKEVHLSRHARFLVTDKSLDDVIGVLDLRQLADPISKGTMKLDTPLKKYIQPVPKVLETCTLEKILPLIKKGNPFLLVVDEHGGTEGLITSADLTGEIVGDEIELKKDPFLKQIGSNPDIWLSAGDLEIIEINRQLDISLPEANDYHTLAGLLLEQFQKVPSKGDRLIINNISFKISSMKGPRIETVEVMFKQKVSKEGV comes from the coding sequence ATGCAATTTCTTCTAATAGGCATATTAATTGCGTTGCCAGCCTTTTTTGCTGGAATAGAGCTAGCTGTGCTCAGATTACGACCCAGTCGTGTAGAAGTCCTGGTTGAAGAAAAAGCCCCAGGAGCTAATTCAATTCTGAGATTACAAAGAAGACTTCGAAGAGTTCTAATGGTTACTCAACTAGGAGTAACACTTTCTCTGATAACTCTTGGGTGGCTAATAGATAGTTTTTCCAAGCATACTTCGCCCAATCAACTCAAAACAGACAATATTTGGAATTTAGGCCTTTTATTTATCTTTGCATTACTTGCATCTCTCCTGGGAGGCCTAATACCTAAGGCATTTGTGCTTAATAGAACTGAGTCAACAGCTCTAAGAATTGCGCCAATATTCGAAGTAATCATGAACAGCTTTTGGCCATTTATTTATTTATTAGAAAAAATCTCATCTTCTCTACTGAAAATACTCGGGCTAAATTCTAGATGGGACTCATTAGTATCAGCATTGTCAGCAGGAGAATTAGAGACTTTAATCGAGAGAGGAAGAGTAACTGGTTTACATCCAGATGAAAAAAATATTTTAGAAGGTGTTTTCTCCTTACGAGACACGCAAGTTAGAGAAATAATGGTTCCAAGGTCAGGGATGGTTACTTTGCCAATTAATGTTGAATTCTCTCAACTAATGAAAGAAGTACACCTCAGCAGGCATGCTCGCTTCCTAGTGACTGATAAATCACTCGATGATGTAATTGGTGTATTAGATCTTCGTCAACTAGCAGATCCAATATCAAAAGGAACTATGAAATTAGATACACCTTTAAAAAAATACATCCAACCTGTCCCTAAAGTTCTAGAAACATGCACCCTGGAGAAAATACTTCCTTTAATAAAAAAAGGAAATCCATTTTTATTAGTAGTTGATGAGCATGGGGGTACGGAAGGCCTTATTACCTCTGCTGATCTTACTGGCGAAATAGTTGGTGATGAAATTGAGTTAAAGAAAGATCCTTTTTTAAAGCAAATTGGGAGCAATCCTGATATTTGGCTATCTGCAGGTGATCTTGAAATCATTGAAATAAATCGGCAATTAGATATTTCATTACCTGAAGCGAATGATTACCATACTCTGGCAGGATTGCTTTTAGAACAATTCCAAAAAGTACCTTCTAAGGGAGATCGTCTTATAATTAATAATATTTCCTTTAAAATTTCTTCAATGAAAGGTCCTAGAATTGAAACAGTAGAAGTAATGTTCAAGCAAAAAGTTTCAAAAGAAGGGGTATAG